A single genomic interval of Isorropodon fossajaponicum endosymbiont JTNG4 harbors:
- a CDS encoding helix-turn-helix domain-containing protein, whose amino-acid sequence MSSTDLPACINAKLKRYFKQLDGEQASGVHKMVINDVESVVIKFVLDFVNNNQSEASRILSINRGTLKKKIQRYKL is encoded by the coding sequence ATGAGCTCAACTGATTTACCAGCCTGCATTAATGCAAAACTTAAACGTTACTTTAAACAATTGGATGGCGAGCAAGCAAGTGGCGTGCATAAAATGGTCATCAATGATGTAGAATCTGTTGTGATTAAATTTGTGCTTGACTTTGTCAATAATAATCAAAGCGAGGCTTCAAGAATTCTAAGTATTAATCGTGGTACATTAAAGAAAAAAATTCAACGATACAAACTCTAA
- the lpdA gene encoding dihydrolipoyl dehydrogenase — protein MIKTQVIVIGSGPGGYTAAFRAADLGKQVTLIERYDVLGGVCLNVGCIPSKALLHTAQIIMQAKEVSHLGVTFNEPDINIDDVRTNKTNIVAKLTGGIKALVKARKVDVITGYGKFISANQLAIEHSDDIIEFEQCIIAVGSRVTKIPAFPFDDARVMDSTDALDLTNIPKRLLVVGGGIIGLEMATVYDALGSEISIVELSDQLIASADKDIVNPLFRRIKKQYANIFLNTKVTSMDALDEGIKVGFEGKNAPEFDTFDKVLVAIGRTPNGKLIDCEKAGVEVNDWGFIPTDKQMKTNVQNIYAIGDIVGQPMLAHKAVHEAKVAAEVICGHKSGFDALTIPSVAYTDPEVAWTGKTEKELKAEGIAYEKGVFPWAASGRSLSIGRSEGMTKGLFDAKTGRILGMGICGTNAGELIAEATLAIEMGCDMDDIALTIHAHPTLSETTAFATEMAQGTITDLLPPKKKK, from the coding sequence ATTATAAAAACTCAAGTTATTGTTATTGGTTCTGGTCCTGGTGGTTATACGGCCGCATTTCGAGCGGCTGATTTAGGCAAACAAGTGACGCTAATTGAACGTTATGATGTTTTAGGTGGTGTGTGCCTAAATGTTGGCTGTATCCCTTCTAAAGCACTCCTTCATACTGCCCAAATCATCATGCAAGCAAAAGAAGTCTCACATTTAGGTGTTACGTTCAATGAGCCAGACATTAACATTGATGACGTGCGCACAAATAAAACCAATATTGTCGCTAAATTAACAGGCGGCATCAAAGCCTTGGTAAAGGCAAGAAAGGTTGATGTTATAACAGGCTATGGTAAGTTCATCTCAGCCAATCAACTTGCAATCGAACATAGTGACGATATCATTGAATTTGAACAATGTATTATCGCCGTAGGTTCACGCGTTACCAAAATTCCTGCCTTTCCGTTTGATGATGCTCGCGTAATGGACTCAACAGATGCGCTAGATTTAACTAACATACCCAAACGCTTGCTTGTTGTTGGTGGTGGTATTATCGGCCTAGAAATGGCAACGGTATATGACGCACTAGGTAGTGAAATATCAATTGTTGAATTATCAGACCAACTCATTGCCAGTGCTGACAAAGACATTGTCAATCCACTATTTAGGCGCATTAAAAAACAATACGCCAATATTTTTCTAAACACTAAAGTAACCAGTATGGACGCGCTAGACGAAGGTATTAAAGTTGGTTTTGAAGGCAAAAACGCCCCAGAATTTGACACCTTTGATAAAGTGCTAGTTGCCATTGGTCGCACTCCTAATGGCAAATTAATCGATTGCGAAAAAGCAGGTGTTGAAGTCAACGATTGGGGCTTTATCCCCACAGACAAACAAATGAAAACCAATGTTCAAAACATCTACGCCATCGGCGATATTGTTGGACAACCCATGCTCGCCCACAAAGCCGTACACGAGGCCAAAGTCGCAGCAGAAGTCATTTGTGGGCACAAATCAGGCTTTGATGCGCTCACCATCCCATCCGTTGCCTACACCGACCCAGAAGTTGCTTGGACAGGCAAAACCGAAAAAGAACTCAAAGCTGAAGGTATTGCTTATGAAAAAGGCGTATTCCCTTGGGCAGCTTCAGGCCGTAGTTTAAGTATTGGTAGGTCTGAAGGCATGACTAAAGGCTTGTTTGATGCAAAAACAGGTAGAATCTTAGGCATGGGTATTTGTGGTACTAATGCAGGTGAGTTGATTGCTGAAGCAACACTTGCCATTGAAATGGGTTGCGATATGGATGATATCGCACTCACCATCCATGCCCACCCAACCTTAAGTGAAACCACCGCCTTTGCAACTGAAATGGCACAGGGTACAATTACAGATTTATTACCGCCGAAAAAGAAAAAATAG
- a CDS encoding protein-L-isoaspartate O-methyltransferase family protein, whose amino-acid sequence MNTNQARKNVIEQQIRPWGGLNYIANNALKDTPREDFVPEKYKNLTFADIEIPLTNKAKMLFPKIEGRLLDALNIQKHETVLEVGTGSGYLTAVLSKLCKSVTSIEIDETLSHSAQEKINALGIDNVNLKVGDASKGWHSDDFFDMVIVGSSVPKITGRYFHLLNVGGRIFVIEGTGNIMSAKLITRISEHKWDTKSLFETQLDPMQGLESSASFEF is encoded by the coding sequence ATGAATACAAATCAAGCAAGAAAAAACGTCATTGAGCAACAAATTCGTCCTTGGGGTGGGTTAAATTATATTGCTAATAATGCACTTAAAGATACGCCAAGAGAAGATTTTGTGCCGGAGAAATATAAAAACCTTACCTTTGCAGATATTGAAATTCCACTGACCAATAAAGCAAAAATGCTTTTTCCAAAGATTGAAGGGCGCTTACTAGATGCGCTTAACATTCAAAAACATGAAACTGTATTAGAAGTGGGTACGGGTAGTGGCTATTTAACGGCTGTTCTGTCAAAATTATGCAAATCTGTAACCAGTATTGAAATTGATGAGACACTTAGTCATAGCGCCCAAGAAAAAATTAATGCATTGGGGATTGATAATGTTAATTTAAAAGTGGGAGACGCTTCAAAAGGCTGGCATTCTGATGATTTTTTTGATATGGTTATTGTTGGTAGTTCGGTGCCTAAAATTACAGGTCGTTACTTTCACTTATTAAATGTAGGCGGTAGAATCTTTGTGATTGAAGGTACTGGTAATATCATGAGTGCAAAATTGATTACTCGTATTAGTGAGCATAAATGGGATACAAAATCCTTATTTGAAACACAATTAGACCCCATGCAAGGGTTAGAGTCATCAGCCAGTTTTGAGTTTTAA
- a CDS encoding efflux RND transporter permease subunit yields the protein MNVFFNFVLKKALLGLVLLSLVAVFFIAQIPDFQLDASSDSLVLEGDEDLRYYQSIKKNYGSDDYLVISYQVEGNLLAPEQLNHLRKFRQDLTKIDQVKSVTTILDVPLFRSPPLFLADLAGENISIDNGNANLTLANDEFKNSPLYANNLVSKDGKTTAVLVALKDNQKFKELRESRDKMRIQRANNTLSDDQQLKLKIIEKQVLKNATAQSELQAQTIGQIRTTIGQYSDKAHLFLGGLPMITTDIVAYISNDLIIFSLAVIGLMSLILLIIFKSIRWVIMPIGISIVSALIMTGVLAYLGWKVTVISSNFFSLLLVMTLSVVIHLVVRYREIAQLNPEFDSNQLIKDTLSQMFKPCLFTTLTTFVAFGSLLISGIRPVIDFGWMMSIGVTIALILSFLAFPMIMSLLPKAKIAKHKTELSVTTSLAKFVEKFGNHLLVVLIIFVIGAGFGVSKLSVENRFIDYFKKDTEINQGLTLIDKKLGGTIPLEIIFDDLAEDYWFDEDLRDEIHDIHQYLDSLKETGKVLSIDILMQLLTQANGGEALNGFFLNIVRSQLPESAKTQVLYPYLSEDSGQLRMVIRIRETNKELKRGELIDKIQRHISTNLGFKPDSFHLSGMLVLYNNMLQSLFESQIKTIAVVFVMIFIMFLFIFKSISLSILALIPNTLPSLFILGIMGLLNIPLDLMTITISAIAIGIGVDNAIHYIHRFKDEFKKDKDYMATMYRSHASIGLAMFYTSITVTMGFLILALSNFIPSIYFGVFTAIAMLSALLANLTLLPKLILMVKPKINP from the coding sequence ATGAATGTGTTTTTTAACTTTGTTCTGAAAAAAGCCTTATTAGGGCTTGTACTTTTGTCACTGGTCGCTGTATTTTTTATTGCTCAAATTCCTGATTTTCAACTGGATGCCTCTTCAGATTCTTTGGTACTAGAAGGTGATGAAGACCTACGCTACTACCAAAGTATTAAAAAAAATTATGGGTCTGATGATTATTTGGTTATTTCTTACCAGGTTGAAGGCAATTTACTGGCACCTGAACAACTCAACCACCTTAGAAAATTTAGACAAGATTTAACCAAAATTGACCAAGTCAAGTCGGTAACGACTATTCTAGACGTGCCACTCTTTAGATCACCACCCTTATTTTTAGCGGATTTAGCTGGTGAAAACATTAGCATTGATAATGGCAATGCTAACTTAACTTTAGCCAATGATGAATTTAAAAATTCACCTTTATATGCTAATAATTTAGTCAGCAAAGATGGCAAGACAACTGCTGTTTTAGTGGCACTAAAAGACAATCAGAAGTTCAAAGAATTACGTGAAAGTCGTGACAAAATGCGTATTCAAAGGGCTAATAATACATTGTCAGATGACCAGCAATTAAAACTTAAAATTATCGAAAAGCAAGTTTTAAAAAATGCCACTGCCCAGAGTGAATTACAAGCGCAAACAATTGGCCAAATTCGAACCACTATTGGCCAATATTCAGACAAGGCTCATCTATTTTTAGGCGGTCTACCTATGATTACCACTGATATTGTGGCTTATATTAGTAACGATTTGATTATATTTAGCTTGGCAGTTATTGGGCTAATGAGTTTAATCTTGTTGATTATTTTCAAAAGCATTCGCTGGGTCATTATGCCAATTGGCATTAGTATTGTTAGCGCGCTTATCATGACAGGTGTTTTGGCTTATTTAGGTTGGAAAGTGACTGTTATCTCATCTAACTTTTTCTCATTATTGCTGGTGATGACACTTTCTGTGGTTATACATCTCGTGGTTAGATATAGAGAAATCGCCCAACTCAATCCAGAGTTTGACTCAAACCAACTCATTAAAGACACTTTGTCACAAATGTTTAAGCCTTGTCTTTTTACAACTCTAACCACGTTTGTGGCTTTTGGTTCTTTACTTATTAGTGGTATCAGACCCGTGATTGATTTTGGCTGGATGATGTCAATTGGTGTCACCATTGCCTTAATATTATCATTTCTTGCTTTTCCAATGATCATGAGTTTATTACCAAAAGCAAAAATTGCAAAACACAAAACTGAACTAAGTGTCACCACCTCATTGGCTAAGTTTGTAGAAAAATTTGGCAATCATTTATTAGTGGTATTGATAATATTTGTAATAGGTGCTGGGTTTGGGGTTAGTAAACTTAGCGTTGAAAATCGTTTTATTGATTACTTTAAAAAAGACACAGAAATCAACCAAGGTCTAACCTTAATTGATAAAAAACTAGGGGGTACCATTCCGCTGGAAATTATTTTTGATGATTTAGCAGAAGACTATTGGTTTGATGAAGATTTACGCGATGAGATACATGATATTCATCAATATCTTGATTCTTTGAAAGAAACTGGCAAGGTTTTGTCAATTGACATTCTAATGCAACTTTTAACCCAAGCCAATGGTGGTGAGGCACTTAATGGATTTTTCTTAAACATTGTCCGTTCTCAACTACCTGAAAGTGCTAAAACGCAAGTGTTGTACCCTTATTTATCTGAGGACAGTGGACAACTCAGGATGGTTATCCGTATTCGAGAAACTAATAAAGAATTAAAACGCGGCGAGTTGATTGATAAAATTCAACGCCATATTTCTACTAACCTTGGGTTTAAGCCGGACAGTTTTCATTTAAGTGGCATGTTAGTTTTGTATAACAACATGCTACAAAGTTTATTTGAGTCGCAAATCAAGACCATTGCCGTGGTATTTGTAATGATTTTTATTATGTTTTTGTTTATTTTCAAATCGATTAGTTTGTCCATTCTTGCGCTAATTCCAAACACCTTACCGTCACTTTTTATTCTTGGCATTATGGGGCTGTTGAATATTCCACTGGATTTAATGACCATCACCATTTCAGCGATTGCCATCGGCATTGGCGTTGACAATGCCATTCACTACATTCACCGTTTTAAGGATGAATTTAAAAAAGATAAGGATTATATGGCAACAATGTATCGCTCTCATGCCAGTATTGGTTTGGCAATGTTTTATACGTCAATTACGGTAACAATGGGCTTTTTAATTTTAGCCCTGTCTAACTTTATACCCAGTATTTACTTTGGCGTATTTACTGCCATTGCAATGCTCAGTGCGCTACTTGCTAATTTAACTTTATTGCCTAAGTTAATACTCATGGTAAAGCCAAAAATCAACCCATAA
- the purH gene encoding bifunctional phosphoribosylaminoimidazolecarboxamide formyltransferase/IMP cyclohydrolase → MSIQRALISVSDKTGLIDFAQFLTNKNIEIISTAGTAKLLNGHHIPVIEVSDYTGFPEMMAGRVKTLNPKIHGGILARRGLDEGVMAENDIKPIDLVVVNLYPFQATIAKADCTLEDAIENIDIGGPAMLRSSAKNHASVTVVVDSADYQKVMSEISKSGNTTLKTRTKLALKTFEHTAAYDGAIANYLGKEKDGFSNTINLQFNKVQSMRYGENPHQNAAFYVENNITEVCIASSTQCQGKEMSYNNMADADAALECARSFDEPCCVIVKHANPCGVAVRADIFDAYDDAFKTDPTSAFGGIIAFNRNLDKKTAQRIIERQFVEVIIAPNVDDDAKEVLSAKQNIRVLECGDLNTANPSLDYKRVTGGLLVQDKDLGVITEDDIKCVSNLAPTKDQIKDLLFAWKVAKAVKSNAIVYTKNQMTIGVGAGQMSRVYSAKIAGIKAADESLIVEGCVMASDAFFPFRDGIDAAARAGIKAIIQPGGSMRDAEVIKAVNGHDIAMVFTGMRHFKH, encoded by the coding sequence ATGTCTATACAACGCGCCTTAATCAGTGTTTCTGATAAAACTGGATTGATTGATTTTGCCCAATTTTTAACAAATAAAAATATCGAGATTATTTCCACAGCTGGCACAGCTAAACTGTTGAATGGGCATCATATTCCAGTCATTGAAGTGTCAGACTATACAGGGTTTCCTGAGATGATGGCGGGTCGCGTTAAAACCCTTAATCCTAAAATTCATGGTGGCATTTTAGCGCGCCGTGGGCTTGATGAAGGCGTGATGGCAGAAAACGACATTAAGCCGATTGATTTGGTTGTGGTTAACCTTTATCCATTTCAAGCAACGATTGCCAAGGCTGACTGCACGTTGGAAGATGCGATTGAAAATATTGATATTGGCGGTCCAGCAATGCTAAGATCAAGTGCCAAAAATCATGCATCTGTGACAGTTGTGGTAGATAGTGCAGATTATCAAAAAGTCATGAGTGAAATTAGTAAATCAGGTAATACTACACTTAAAACTCGAACCAAACTAGCTCTTAAAACATTTGAACATACAGCAGCTTATGACGGTGCTATTGCCAATTATTTAGGCAAAGAAAAAGATGGTTTTTCTAACACCATCAATCTACAATTTAACAAGGTTCAATCAATGCGCTATGGGGAAAATCCACATCAAAATGCTGCATTCTATGTTGAGAACAATATCACCGAGGTCTGCATAGCATCCTCAACGCAATGCCAAGGCAAGGAAATGTCATACAATAATATGGCAGATGCAGATGCTGCGCTTGAATGTGCGCGCAGTTTTGATGAGCCGTGTTGCGTGATTGTTAAGCACGCCAATCCATGTGGTGTTGCTGTACGTGCTGACATTTTTGATGCTTATGATGACGCTTTTAAAACCGATCCAACTTCGGCATTTGGTGGCATTATTGCCTTTAATCGTAACCTAGACAAAAAAACGGCACAGCGTATTATTGAGCGTCAGTTTGTTGAAGTTATTATTGCACCTAATGTTGATGATGACGCTAAAGAAGTGTTATCAGCCAAACAAAATATACGCGTGCTAGAGTGTGGCGATTTAAACACAGCAAACCCTTCGCTAGATTATAAGCGTGTGACTGGTGGCTTGTTAGTACAAGATAAGGACTTGGGCGTTATCACAGAAGATGATATTAAATGCGTCAGTAATTTAGCACCCACCAAAGACCAAATTAAAGATTTATTATTTGCTTGGAAAGTCGCCAAAGCGGTTAAATCAAACGCCATTGTTTACACTAAAAACCAAATGACCATTGGTGTTGGCGCGGGTCAAATGTCTAGAGTCTACTCTGCCAAAATCGCTGGCATTAAGGCAGCTGACGAATCTCTCATTGTTGAAGGTTGCGTAATGGCATCCGATGCTTTTTTCCCATTTCGAGATGGTATTGACGCAGCAGCACGAGCTGGCATTAAAGCCATTATTCAACCAGGCGGCTCAATGCGTGACGCCGAAGTTATAAAAGCAGTAAACGGGCATGATATTGCAATGGTATTTACAGGCATGCGTCACTTTAAACATTAA
- the nadB gene encoding L-aspartate oxidase gives MPKQHHFDVLIIGTGSAGLMSALQLSDDLNIALIAKDKLLEGSSYYAQGGISAVLDINDNFSTHAQDTLSTAKGLGDKTAIRFMVENAPKVIASLERSGVKFTKNKEAYHLTTEGGHSHRRVVHVADKTGRSIQINLLKSVKEKSNITLFENYIAVDLLIKSHDCYGAYILNKNTHQVESFISHKTIIATGGASKVYLYTSNPDTSTGDGIAMAYRAKCVITNMEFTQFHPTCLYHPHAKSFLITEALRGEGGKLVLPNGQAFMHEFDSREELAPRDIVARAIDAQIKTHGLDCVYLDISFKDKNWIKQHFPTIYKKCQSLGIDIAIDAIPVVPAAHYTCGGVQTNLDGQTNVSNLYAVGEVAYTGVHGANRMASNSLLECMVFAKSCANHINQQSITLTYKKFSPWDASRAAPSKEKVVVSHLWDEIRRIMWNFVGIVRSNKRLKYAQHRLDQIQTEVNDYYKLYLISSDLIELRNLVQTAQLIVQSAISRTESRGLHYNEDYPQQASQATNTIIKKS, from the coding sequence ATGCCAAAACAACATCATTTTGACGTTCTAATCATCGGCACAGGTAGTGCAGGATTAATGAGTGCACTACAGTTATCAGATGATTTGAACATTGCATTGATTGCCAAAGATAAACTATTAGAAGGCAGCTCATACTATGCACAAGGTGGTATATCTGCTGTACTAGATATCAATGATAACTTTAGCACTCACGCGCAAGACACCTTGTCGACTGCAAAAGGTCTGGGTGATAAAACTGCCATCCGTTTTATGGTTGAAAATGCGCCCAAAGTCATTGCCTCATTAGAGCGTTCAGGTGTTAAGTTTACCAAAAATAAAGAAGCGTATCATCTAACGACTGAAGGTGGTCATAGCCATAGAAGAGTGGTACATGTTGCTGATAAAACAGGGCGATCAATCCAAATCAATTTACTCAAAAGCGTTAAAGAAAAAAGCAACATAACACTTTTTGAAAACTATATTGCTGTTGATTTACTAATCAAATCCCACGATTGCTATGGCGCCTATATTCTTAATAAAAACACCCACCAAGTTGAAAGTTTTATCTCCCATAAAACCATTATTGCCACAGGTGGTGCATCAAAGGTTTATCTTTATACCTCTAATCCAGACACATCAACGGGTGATGGCATTGCCATGGCGTATCGAGCAAAATGCGTGATTACTAATATGGAATTTACCCAATTCCACCCTACCTGCCTTTACCACCCACACGCAAAATCTTTTTTAATCACCGAAGCACTTCGTGGCGAAGGTGGTAAGTTAGTTTTGCCGAATGGTCAAGCCTTTATGCATGAATTTGATAGTCGAGAAGAGCTTGCGCCACGTGATATTGTTGCTCGTGCAATTGATGCACAAATAAAAACCCATGGCCTTGATTGTGTTTATTTAGACATTTCATTTAAAGACAAAAACTGGATCAAACAACACTTCCCAACCATTTATAAAAAGTGCCAATCACTTGGTATTGATATCGCTATAGATGCCATTCCTGTTGTACCTGCGGCTCATTACACTTGTGGGGGTGTGCAAACCAATCTTGATGGTCAAACCAATGTGAGCAATCTATATGCTGTTGGCGAGGTGGCATACACAGGTGTGCATGGCGCTAATCGTATGGCGAGTAATTCTTTGTTAGAATGCATGGTATTCGCCAAATCTTGTGCCAACCATATCAACCAACAGTCAATAACATTAACGTATAAAAAATTTAGCCCGTGGGATGCCTCCAGAGCGGCACCTTCAAAAGAAAAAGTAGTGGTATCACACTTATGGGATGAAATTCGCCGTATTATGTGGAATTTTGTTGGTATTGTGCGCTCTAACAAACGCTTAAAATATGCACAGCACCGCCTAGACCAAATTCAAACAGAGGTGAACGATTATTACAAACTTTATTTAATTTCTAGTGATTTAATTGAGTTAAGAAACCTTGTTCAAACCGCACAATTAATTGTTCAATCTGCAATTTCCAGAACAGAAAGCAGAGGATTGCATTACAATGAGGACTATCCACAACAAGCAAGCCAAGCAACTAACACCATCATTAAAAAATCATGA
- the def gene encoding peptide deformylase, which yields MMILPILNYPDKRLRTKAKHVDVVDKTIQTLIKDMFETMYAKDGIGLAATQVDQHLQVVVIDVPDSQDDYQFLLKNCQKDSHKQPQKHHPLCFINPKIKEKDGQEKHIEGCLSVLDFQAGVQRSNHIKVEALNEKGEVFTLQATGLLAICIQHELDHLKGILFIDYLSKLKQKRLLEKTKKMIKG from the coding sequence ATCATGATTCTACCCATCTTAAACTACCCTGATAAACGCCTAAGAACCAAAGCCAAACACGTGGACGTGGTTGATAAAACTATACAAACTTTAATTAAAGACATGTTTGAAACCATGTACGCCAAAGATGGTATCGGCTTAGCTGCCACTCAAGTTGACCAACATTTACAAGTGGTGGTGATTGATGTGCCAGACTCGCAAGATGACTATCAATTTTTATTAAAAAATTGCCAAAAGGACTCACACAAGCAGCCACAAAAACATCACCCCTTGTGTTTTATTAACCCAAAAATTAAAGAAAAAGACGGGCAAGAAAAACACATCGAAGGCTGCTTATCCGTACTCGATTTTCAAGCAGGAGTGCAACGCTCTAATCATATTAAAGTTGAAGCGCTCAACGAAAAAGGCGAAGTATTTACCTTGCAAGCAACAGGGCTACTTGCCATTTGCATTCAGCATGAACTAGATCATTTAAAGGGTATTTTGTTTATTGATTATTTGTCCAAACTCAAACAAAAACGCCTACTAGAAAAAACAAAAAAGATGATTAAGGGCTAG
- a CDS encoding dihydrolipoyllysine-residue acetyltransferase: protein MTSIKNITLPDIGDFDEVEVIEILVNIGDKISADDSIITLESDKTSMEIPSPFAGIVTKINVNIGDKIKQGDVILSAESEDDLQNTSQSTKTEHSEPQIVPVVVPDIGDFDEVEVIEILVSAGDELSIEDSIVTLESDKASMEIPTPVAGKVIDINVALGDKISLGTLILNIESTGVEKAPETPIETKTQSHAPAPAPTPSTPTPITTNVNQAISTLPKGNSHASPSIRKLARELGVDLSSVTGTGQKGRILDADLKGYVKQLMTSGNLGGAIPKTPVIDFSKFGDTETLALSRINKLSGKHLTACWLNIPHVTQFDEVNINQMEAYRQEQKANGVKLTPLVFIMKALVQTLKNHPRFNASLDESGENLIIKKYFNLGIAMDTPKGLVVPVIRDVEQKSLADLAKEIFKTSKNAREGKLRPADMQGAGLSISSLGGIGGTQFTPIVNAPEVAILGVSRSYFKPVWGGENFIPILTLPLALSYDHRVIDGVQGGQFMAELNNTLQDMKGIV, encoded by the coding sequence ATGACAAGCATAAAAAATATAACATTGCCTGATATTGGTGATTTTGATGAAGTTGAAGTAATTGAGATTTTAGTGAATATTGGCGACAAGATAAGCGCTGATGACAGCATAATTACTCTAGAAAGCGACAAGACCTCTATGGAAATTCCAAGCCCTTTCGCAGGTATTGTCACAAAAATTAACGTCAATATTGGCGACAAAATTAAACAAGGTGATGTCATTTTGAGCGCTGAAAGTGAAGATGACCTTCAAAACACGAGCCAAAGCACCAAAACTGAACATTCTGAGCCACAAATCGTGCCCGTTGTTGTGCCTGATATTGGTGATTTTGATGAAGTTGAAGTGATTGAAATTTTAGTCAGCGCAGGTGATGAGCTATCTATAGAGGACAGTATAGTCACTTTAGAAAGCGATAAAGCTTCGATGGAAATCCCAACACCAGTTGCAGGTAAGGTCATTGATATTAATGTTGCACTAGGCGATAAAATCTCTTTAGGTACGTTAATTCTTAACATTGAAAGTACAGGTGTAGAGAAAGCACCCGAAACACCTATCGAAACTAAAACACAAAGCCACGCACCCGCACCAGCGCCAACCCCTAGTACACCAACACCCATCACAACAAACGTTAATCAAGCAATCTCAACGTTACCCAAAGGCAATTCACACGCCTCACCTTCTATTCGTAAACTGGCTAGAGAGCTGGGTGTTGATTTATCATCTGTCACTGGTACAGGGCAAAAAGGTAGAATTTTAGATGCTGACCTTAAAGGCTATGTTAAACAGCTAATGACCTCTGGCAATTTAGGCGGTGCTATTCCTAAAACACCAGTGATTGATTTTTCTAAATTTGGCGACACTGAAACACTGGCACTATCCAGAATTAATAAATTATCAGGCAAACACTTAACCGCCTGCTGGCTAAACATCCCTCACGTTACCCAATTTGATGAAGTCAATATTAATCAAATGGAGGCGTACCGACAAGAACAAAAAGCCAACGGTGTTAAGCTCACTCCCCTAGTTTTTATCATGAAAGCACTGGTTCAAACGTTAAAAAACCACCCACGTTTTAATGCCTCACTTGATGAATCAGGTGAAAACTTGATTATTAAAAAGTATTTCAACCTAGGCATTGCAATGGATACGCCAAAAGGCTTAGTTGTGCCAGTTATTCGTGATGTTGAACAAAAATCCTTGGCTGATTTGGCCAAAGAGATCTTTAAAACTTCAAAAAATGCACGAGAAGGCAAACTAAGACCTGCTGATATGCAAGGCGCAGGTTTGAGCATTTCTAGCTTGGGTGGTATTGGTGGCACGCAATTTACGCCCATTGTTAATGCGCCAGAAGTGGCTATCTTAGGCGTATCACGCTCATATTTCAAACCCGTTTGGGGTGGTGAAAATTTCATCCCCATTTTAACATTACCACTGGCACTATCCTACGACCACCGCGTGATTGACGGCGTACAAGGCGGGCAGTTTATGGCGGAGTTAAACAATACTTTGCAAGACATGAAGGGGATTGTATGA